In the Paenibacillus pabuli genome, one interval contains:
- a CDS encoding asparaginase, with the protein MSKHSNLRPWAVWSTAALTALTISLSPIGTYAAQAATVEVSGTTSAVQSTSSSTPARNTSIPAVPQASKQSALPNVLVIGTGGTIAGQSEDATSFQNYRAGTLPIEDMVDALPDKQKIADVSTLQFGNSGSGSYTMADLYDLSLTVDKALDQYDSVVVTTGTDTMEEIAYFLDMTVQSDKPVVITGSMRPWTVIGSDAQANLYNAIKLAGSGRTTSFGTVLMLNDTIQLARGVTKTNDYRTDTFETPMLGAVGYIDEENIRIYRAPARALKPEGTAKPAFDLSQITKADLAKVEIAISYQEAGGEAIEGFVRGGAKGIVTSGTGAGGISRAMGQARTKATQEGVIFVTTTRTGSGSVYGGGDGVIAGDNLSPQQARILLMLGLSFSDDFETIKKWFETYGTPEV; encoded by the coding sequence ATGAGCAAACATTCAAATCTTCGTCCCTGGGCTGTATGGAGTACCGCCGCTTTAACCGCTCTGACCATCTCTTTATCCCCAATCGGAACCTATGCGGCTCAAGCCGCTACGGTAGAAGTGAGCGGAACGACAAGTGCAGTACAGAGCACTTCGTCTAGTACACCTGCCCGGAATACATCCATTCCTGCCGTGCCTCAGGCCTCGAAGCAATCCGCTTTGCCTAATGTGCTTGTGATCGGGACAGGTGGAACGATAGCAGGTCAATCCGAGGATGCGACCAGCTTCCAGAATTACAGAGCGGGCACGCTCCCGATTGAAGATATGGTTGATGCGTTACCCGACAAACAGAAGATTGCAGATGTTAGCACACTTCAATTCGGAAACTCAGGTTCAGGCTCATATACCATGGCAGATCTATACGATTTGTCTCTAACCGTAGATAAGGCACTTGATCAGTATGACAGTGTCGTGGTTACTACAGGTACGGATACCATGGAGGAAATTGCTTATTTCCTTGACATGACGGTTCAGAGCGATAAACCCGTCGTCATTACAGGCTCCATGCGACCATGGACTGTTATCGGTTCAGATGCCCAAGCGAATCTGTACAACGCCATCAAACTTGCGGGAAGCGGACGCACCACTTCGTTTGGAACGGTATTGATGCTGAACGATACGATTCAGCTTGCACGTGGTGTAACCAAAACGAATGACTATCGGACTGATACATTTGAGACCCCAATGCTTGGTGCTGTTGGTTACATCGATGAAGAGAACATTCGAATTTATCGCGCTCCTGCACGTGCACTCAAACCTGAAGGCACGGCCAAGCCGGCATTTGATTTGAGCCAAATTACGAAGGCTGATCTGGCGAAAGTCGAAATTGCAATCTCCTATCAGGAAGCTGGCGGGGAAGCGATTGAAGGTTTCGTACGCGGCGGAGCCAAAGGGATCGTAACTTCAGGTACCGGAGCAGGTGGCATCTCCAGAGCAATGGGACAAGCCCGCACAAAAGCCACCCAAGAGGGAGTCATTTTCGTAACTACTACCCGCACAGGTTCGGGAAGCGTATATGGCGGCGGAGACGGCGTCATTGCCGGGGACAACCTCAGCCCTCAACAAGCACGAATTTTGCTCATGCTTGGCCTGTCGTTCAGTGATGATTTTGAAACGATCAAAAAATGGTTTGAAACTTACGGTACACCTGAAGTTTAA
- a CDS encoding O-methyltransferase, with protein MNLTPDEYVNQLFQEDELLLKVKEAIRSNNMPEVSVAPAYGRLLTFLAKTSRAEAVLEIGVLGGYSGICLARGLGESGTLTSLELKEEYAAMARAHLEEGGFDEKVEYRIGPAADSLKQLEQEGRTFDFFFIDADKENYPVYLDYAIKLARPGAVIVGDNCFLRGRTLNPDKQGPAVLAVRRFNEQMASDPRLVTTMLPDYDGLALAWVK; from the coding sequence GTGAATCTTACCCCTGACGAATATGTAAATCAATTATTTCAAGAGGATGAGCTGTTATTAAAGGTAAAAGAGGCCATCCGTTCAAACAACATGCCGGAAGTGTCGGTTGCACCGGCTTATGGTCGTTTGCTCACGTTTCTCGCCAAAACATCACGGGCAGAGGCCGTGCTCGAAATCGGCGTGCTGGGCGGTTACAGCGGAATTTGTCTTGCCCGCGGTTTGGGGGAAAGCGGAACCCTCACTTCATTAGAGTTGAAAGAGGAATATGCGGCGATGGCCCGTGCTCATCTGGAGGAAGGCGGCTTCGACGAAAAGGTAGAGTATCGCATTGGCCCGGCTGCAGACAGCCTGAAGCAATTGGAACAGGAAGGTCGCACATTCGATTTCTTCTTTATTGACGCAGATAAGGAGAATTATCCGGTATATCTCGATTATGCCATTAAGCTGGCCCGGCCGGGTGCCGTCATTGTAGGCGATAATTGTTTCCTGCGTGGTCGTACGCTGAATCCGGACAAGCAGGGTCCGGCTGTCCTTGCTGTTCGAAGGTTCAATGAACAGATGGCGAGTGATCCACGCCTTGTAACAACGATGCTGCCGGATTATGATGGCTTGGCATTGGCGTGGGTGAAATAA